The Opisthocomus hoazin isolate bOpiHoa1 chromosome 22, bOpiHoa1.hap1, whole genome shotgun sequence genomic sequence TCTGGAGAGAGAAATGTGGCCCTGAATCTGCAAGTAGCCAAGtacagaagggaagaaagcagCACTGGGAATCAACAGCTCAACCACGCTCATCCTCCATCTGGGACAGGCAACACTGTGGGCACAATTAGGCTTGGCAGGCAGGAATGTCAGCAAGGAAAAACCCCAGGCTCTGCTTGACCTGAAGTCCCTCAAACAGCCCACCATGCAGGATGAAACGAAAGTACCTGGAAGACAGGCAGATGGGGTGACAAACATGGCAGGGAGCCCCTGAGCACCAGACATGCCTCGCAACTGGTTGTGATGAGGAGCTGAGCTCCCACATTCTGGATTGCACTTGATAATATCAGCACCTACTGAAGGACCCACCGCCTGGCTGCTGCCCGCCAGCCCAGGGAAGCTCTGTGGGTCACGGGAACCGGTGGTCCCCTATTAGTCCAACAGGCAAGGGCAGTCTGTGtgggaaggaaagcaaacaccctcTTTCCAGGGCTTTCGGGGTCGTTTCGGTCCTCTGTGCCTTGCATAGTTTTCTTCAGCTACCGAAGCAAAACACCTCTGGTTCGTTGGTTACAATACTGCAAGGGAGAAGCCTGCACAGCGTCCTGGATCAGCACAGAGAGGACCTGttacagatgtgtgtgtgtgtgtttttccacattttcttcttccagcagGAGGCTGCTGAAGTTAACACTTGTCGTTGTAGAGCAGGGAAGGAGCAAGGGACGGTCCCGCGGCATGCGCGGGGCGGGGGAGCAAGGCACAGCCCTTAACCAGAGCACAACGCCCGCGCCTGCAGGTGTGCACAGAGCTACAGGGACCCCATTCTCAGCAACCATTCCTCCTTTCTGCCACATCCTCTACAGCTCTGCTACATGCCTGGACTAAGCAATGTGACCTACAGCATTTGACCGTAAGCCTGAGCCTCAGGGAAAGGCAAATCCTTTTGTGTGGCCAGATTTCCTTCATTGGTACCGTTCCATGCTTCACTTCTCTCCCTGGCTACTgccatatttctttttaattccccAGGCAGTTGGCAAAAATGTCTATCAAGGTCCATCTCCCTAGCATGGAGAGCCATGGTAGCCATGGTACGCCACGAAGCTTGGCCAGCGCAGCTCCGGCTGCACGGCTGGGCTGCGCAGTGCTCGGGGGGATGCGGGGAGGAGGGCGGGTGGGAGCACACGGATGCggaggggaggctgagctgcctcCTCCATGCTGTTGCCAACAGGCACCAGGTGGGCTGCATGGGATCTcaattattatctttttttttaaagccagcctCATGGAAAACTATAAATTAATCTGCTAATTAAATACTCAGGTGAGAGACCAGGGAACCTCCAGCTGTGCAAGCAGAGGAGTGGTTATGGCTTCTTCCGTAGGTAATTGGAAGGGATCCAGCCCTCCCAGCACGGCCCCCCAGTCAGGACCTTGCAAAACCACCAGCCGCTGCTGTTCTTCTCGCGAACTTCAAACAAAGTCCCTTCTTTAAAGCTGTTGGTCTCCTCATCACCTTCAAAATCTGCCACTGCCACATAGAGAGCTTCCCCGGAGATGTCCGGACTGGAGATGGGGGCTGAGGTCCTCTCCTTGGCTTCCCCTCTCTCCACTGGCTTGGATATGACCTTTGGGCTTACGCTGCTTTTCACTTTGGCTTCATCTTGAACGGAGGCAGACAGGAACGGCTTGGCTTTCGGAGGAACCAGCATGGGCCTCCCCGGCACTGGGGACGACCTGATTTCAGGCGCTTCCCGTGTTGGAGCCCTGAGCTCTGCTGTGGGGCCAGAGGCAGGACCCCCCGTCTTCTTGGGAGGGGGTGGTCTGCGGGGTGGCACAACGGGGCGCTGTGGTGGGGGGTCCCTGGCACCCGGGGTGTTTGCTGGGCCCACAGGGGATTTGGGCAGTGCCTCTTTTGTGGTGTGGCTGTCcggcttgggcaggggtttgctCTCCATGCTTGGTCGCTCCTGAAACCTTCCAGAAGCCTCCAGAGAGACCATGGCACTACTGGAGGTGCTTTCGCCAGCAGCCACGTCCTGCTCAGAGGGTTTCTCCAGGCACTTTGCAGGTCTAAGCTTGCTCCGCAGGCTGCAAATGTCCAGTTTATCATCAGCTGGAGGTGGGTCAGtccggggggctgcagcaggttTTGGCCTGATCTGAGGTCTTGACTTCAAGAATGGATTCTGGGTGATAGGCTCAGGCTTGTCCTCCATGGGCTCAGCTTTTGGCTTGGTTGGCTTGACAATGGGCCGGAGGTTTGGCTTCTTCACCTCCTTGGCTGACACCTTGTGTCCACATTCCAGTCCCATTTCGTTTTTCAGCTGGAAGAGTTTGCCCTTCTCTGGTTTCAGCTCTGGCTTCTTGCTGTCCTTCGGGGCTGCCGACTGCTTGGGTGGAATCATGGGCAAAATCATGCCTGGGGGCTTGGGGGGAGGCCTCTGCCTCTCCAGTAATTCGCCTTCCGATTTAATGATAGACTCCTTCCTGGGCGGCAGGCTGGGCTTCTCCTCTGTGTCGCGGTCTGAGATCTCCTCGTAGCCACCAGCAAAGGCTAGGTCTCCACTCTCGGGAGCCTCCTTCCCCTTCCAGTCTTTGGCCCACTTCCCACCACAGTCCGTACCGTTAGGAGGAGCCTCCGGCAGAGGACGGCACGGTCCCGTCACCTCCTCGCCAGCGCTGCTGTCGGCCGCGGTGTCGCTGAGCCGGAGCTGGGCTATCTCGTTGGGCAGCGGAGCCAGGAAATTCGGTCTGGATGCGTTGCTGGTTTTCTTGTACTTATCGATGAACGTGGCGGGGGCCCAGCCTTCCTTCTCCTCAATCTGAATGTACCACCAGCCGCTCAGGTTCTTCTCGATAACCTGCCGAGGGGAAACGAAACCTCAGACATGCCTGCAGGAGCCCTCTCTGCGCAAGAGGGGATGCTGGGTGTCTCTGAAATGATGTCAGGGTGGTATACAGCCTCGGTGGCTCCCTGTCCTGGCAACCAGAAGCCATGTAATTACAGGACTGGTACCCTAACAGGAGAGGAACCTGCTAACGACCTCTGCCAGGGAACGACACAGGCACCTCAAGGAGCTGTGGCTGCGCTGCCAGCATCCCGTCTGGTGGACAGGACTGGGATGCCAGGTGATGGCGGCAGCCGCCATGCAGCAGTGTTGGAGCGATCACCCAGCAGTGACACGGCACGGATCGGCAACTGTCCGGCCCCTGCGGGCTCCAGATGCAGGGCTGGGGCCTGGGAGGAGCTGACTGGGGCAGCCGTAGAAGAAAAGTCCTCTTACAGAGGCACAGCttgcattttgaaaagcaaaatcataTCTGCAAGAGGGATTCTGCCAACAAAAGCAGGTGTGCTAGGAAAGCAATTTTGGAAGAGCTTTTAACTTCATACCTGGCCTAACTAAGAAAAACCCCATCATGTCTGCCCCCATTTGTGATGTGGTTTTAATTTCCACTACCTCAGACAACGCAGCACCCACACACTTGGAGGACAGCAGGCCACCAGGAGCACCAGGGACTCCAAAGTCTCAGGAGCTCATAAAGGTTTCTCTCCCACTCTACAAGAGCCTTCGGATGTTAACAGTCCACAGAGACAACAACATGCACCACCATGGCCAGTTTCCTCCCAGAACACCGTGGTAAGCAGATCTTCCCTGCCTGGAAAGGGAGCTCCGGCCTGAAACAGATCCCAGGGCAACGGGAGTCAGGAGCGCTGCACTGCCGTTGAAGATGTGAGAAGGGAAAGTGACAGTCTTACCTCAACTTTCATTCCTGCTTGGAAGCTGATGCCATCAGGGATGGTGGTCTGGAAGTCAGCAATGGTGTAATACTCCTCTTCCACTTGAGGAGGGACAGGAGGTTTTGGCAGATTCAACCCACGTGGCTatgacaagaaaaaagaaaacctgtcaGCGTGTTTCTACAGGTGTGACATGACATCCACACAGGCCACCAGCCTGCAGAGACACAGCCAGCATGGCCAGGCCAGGGACATGAGCTGTGCCCATGCAGCACCCTCACTGACACAAACCAGCAAACCACTTCCAGGCTGAGCAGAAAATTGGTCAGCGCCAGAGCTCTTGCTGGAAGCAGTCACCCTCCTCAGAGGGAGCCAGTCTGAAGCCTCCCACTGGCAAATCAGCCTTGCGGGACAGACTGGCCAGAAGTTCATTTAAAGACCACACGCAAAGAGAAGAGTCTTCAAACAGCAGGGAGGTGGCATGGCATGCATACTCCAGCCTTGACCAAGAGCAGACCCCATGGTACAGGGGCAAGACCCCAAGCAAAGAACAACTAGTTGCCAGAGCTCCTTTCAGTGCTCCTCTCCGACTCCCTTTGCTACTGCTGCTCTCCTACATCTGCTGGCACTTACTATGGTGAGATCTCGGCGAGGAGGGGGTCTCTGCCTCATCTTTGGTGACTCTGCGGAGGAAGAATTTCAGATGCTATTGAGTTTCTGGCTTTTGGTCACACATGTGTTCACAAAAGacaagtgaaagaaaacagacaggcaAGGACAAAGTCTGTCCCATGGGCAAAGAGGCCAAAGGAGGGACCTGTCCACCTGGTACCCTCAGTGGCATGGGCCACCCAGGTTTTGAGGGCATCCCACTGGAAGAGGAACCAGCTTTGCACCATCAGGTGCTGCtaggaaatgcagctgaggtcACCACATGAAAGTGCTTTTTCATTGCAGGCCTGACCCAGAAGACCTGGCCTGTGGAGGTGTTAAAACCCCCCAGCTTCTGAGGAGAGCATCTCCAGTCTGGAGGGGGAGGCTTTTATCCCCATCACATTTGCTGATCCTCAGCAGGTCCCTGGGCAGCACAGTGCTCGTGCCCCATCTGCCTGTACAATGTCACCTCCAGACCTTGCTGCAGAGTTCACAGCGCCTGCAAACCTTCTGCCTCCTCACACCCTGCTACGTCACCCAAAAGCCTGCAGGAAAGGCTGCACTGACACCCCAGCCACCACCGGCCTCCTCCCGACTGGCCACTTACTGCGTCGGATGTCAGCACTGGGCAGGGGACGGCTGTCGAATCTCCCGTCCCTTTGGCCAGCGAGCCCATCCTTCTCTCGGCTTGCCAAGACCTGCTGCCGGGAGACGCCATCCAGATCCAAGGCACATGAATGGGCAGAGGAGCCTGACCCCAGCTTCTGCGAGAACATCTCTCCATTCCCCTTTTTGAGGTAGGAGGCGGGGGCCCAGCCTTCTTGGCCCTGGTACCTGTGGTGGCAACAACGGCAGCGTCACCGTGCTGAGCCCCTGTGCTGTCCCGGGGCCACAAGCCCTTCCCGGAGGAGCAACGCACTGCACTGGAGTGGTGTTGAGACATTGGACATCCCCGGAGCTCAGGACACGCGCTGACTGAAGGTACTGCATGATCTGGGCAAAAAGAGCTTGCCTGGTGTCATTCTCCGTGGCACACGGGCACCTGGAGAGCTCCAGCCATGACCAACACTCCTGTGCAAGCCAGCCGCAGCcagcgggcaggggctggggacggCACGAAGCCCAATCTCCTTTTCACTTCAACAATCACACCGGTTCAGGAATGAAGCGCACTGGCAGGGGAAGCAAAGGGAAGAACCAGAGGGCTGCTGCCGGGACTGATGTACTTGGTCCATGGAGAAATCACAAGCCCTCTGCCTGAGCGCCGGCAGCCTGGATCCCTTCCCTGATCTAGATCTGCAGTGTTCAGGAGAGAAAGCAGCCCCATGATCTGACCGAGAACCCACACCTGCAGAGTCTCCCTGTCATGCTGGAAGGTCAGGTGCCAGCATCAGACTCcctgctggctgggctgcagccaccATGCTCAGATGGCACCAAATACTGAGCCTGTCACTGCCTTTAGAGCTCTTGTGGCAGCTCTCCTCTGTTTAAAAAGTCAATGGACGTTTTTCCAGGGCTTTTCTGCTGCCAAGACCAGAGGTTCAATGTAAGGTCAAGAAAATTGCAGTGTGTGCTCCCACCCTGCTTAAGTCCGGCCGTTTGCTAGACCACAGACAAGAGAAAATAAACTTCCAGGAGAAAACAAGTATCAGCTCAGGATGATCTGGAGTCTTTGGCCTCAGCAtgccctgcaggcagcagacCTGGCCTGGACAAAGGCCCTTCTCCGCAGGAGCCTCCTGACACAGCCAGAGGATCCAGCCTGCTCGCAGGACACTCACTGGTTCTCCTGTCAGCAGCACGTGACGTAACACTGACGCTCCCACACCAGTTCCCTTCGCACTGCTGGGGCATGCGATGCCGTGACACAGTCCGCCTCCCAGCACAGGGAATCGGGGCAATTTAAAGATGTTTAACCACAGCTATGCTTGGCTGAAGCCCTGAATGTCAGCTAGACTTACTTTGTAGGGATGGAGAGAAATGAGTTCTGGCACCCTAGCCTTGCCTGTGGACTGTACACCCATCTCTGCTTCGCACAGCCCCGGCTATAGTGccagggaagaggaagaggtAGAGGTAGGGACGGTACCTGATTTTCCACCAGCCCTCCAGGTTCTTCTGGATCACCTCCACCACAGCCCCTTTGTCCAGGTTCATTTCATCCTGGTCTCTTGCAGTATATGGATAAATAACGGTGTACTTCTCCTCTGttggaaagaaaatgcagtttcaCGGAGACAATTGTTTTACGAAAACCCAGACTCAGTCAAGCAATGATTAAAAGCTTTACATAATGATAATTCCTGTTGTAATACATGTGGAAACACACAGAGATACACAATCATTCATAAAAGAAATGCcagtgaaatgtattttaaaaacccaGCTGCCTTTTGAAATGTAGGCTTTGCTGTGCTAGTCTGATCCAACAAGTTGTCTAAAACAGTTCCTCCTCTGCCTTAGGAATAAAGACTGTCTTTTCACCTGCTCTTCACAGGAGCCCGTCCATGCATCCATTTCAGTCCTCTATAGCGGGAAAGAAATTCCACAGACATCAGGGAGCAATCCCCTTCACACAGACGTGCTCTCATGCACAACTCTCAAACTGCAGGTCTACACAAACTTCCCTGTTCAACAGTTGGGTCCCTCAAGACACTGGTCAAACCCACATggtgagcctggagaagagcctgAGGTCCTGTCCATTAGACCAAACAATGGTAAGTAGGGACACAGATGCTCTTCCCTtcaagaggaagaggaaacatcCTAACAGCCATGCAGACAACATGTCAGACAAATGGGTCCATCCATCCACTCCTCTCCCTCACCTTGTcttgtcctctctggaggaaacCCAGGAAAACAATTGCCTGTGCTTAAGCGGGGCCACAACAGGGTGAAGGCCATTTTGGGAAAAGTCTACCTCCAAACCCCACACCTCTGGATATTCATATATCCCCACCGTGCATGTTTCCTGGCTTTGTCTTCTTGGAGGAGAACAGCCCTCGAAGGGCCTGATTTCCCATTCCCTTCATGCAAATGAGTCAGATCAGAAAATGTCCTGTCACATCCAGCAAAACCAAGCTGGCTCTTCTCCTCCTGACTCCATCCAAGCCACCAACCCCAGGGCCACGGCTCAGAGAAGCTACTCTTACAGGAACTAAGGCAGCAGTTGTGAGAAGTCTGCATACATGTGTTGGGGAAACCAGAAACTCCAGCCTCTGTACCCAAAACAAGCCTCAACAAGTTACAAGGGACAGCTGAtagaggaaagagaggtggacaTGAGTGAGCCTAATGGAAGGCTGAGGAGCATGTATGGCACGTGTTGAGGACTGACACAAGCAGGGTCCATCACATGCAAAGTGAACAAACATGCAGACAAGGTTCCAAGCACAAAACATGGGCAGCTGAACAAGTCTCTATGAAGTCCACCTTGACCCCATCCACTGGTGTACAAGTCCCCAAGAGTCCGACGGCGGCCAACGTGCCTGGGAAGAGACCAGTATCTCCACGGGACTGGGAAGAGCATGTTGGGGAAGCAGGAGAAGGACAAGAGAGGACGTAAGGAGGTGGCACTTGAGGTCCAAGAGGAGACAGGGCAGACACCAGAgagtggcacagagactgtacTTGCCTGGAGCCCTCTGGGACCCTCCCTGGTCTAAGTCTCCCctcccacctccacctccccGAGCAACGGGCTGAGCCAGCTACAGCACTGCTCTGAGCGTACAGTGCTCAATGGGAACGATGCATTCTCCAGGGGCATTTCAGATTTGTTCTAAGCAAAAGTTGCAACCTTGCTGTTCTCATAATATGAGCTCATGCATGTTCCTTGTTCTGCATATGTTTAGAAGACAAGGGAATTGTCCTAGGACCCGAGCTTTGCTCCTCCTCCAGCGCAGGTAAAACAGCTCCCTGGGGCCTAAAGGAGGCATTGGGCTGGCAGAACTGGGTGTTTCCTGGAGGCGGCATCTTCAGCCCCTCTGCGAGGGAGCAGAAAGGCCAGCAATTCCACCGCCAGTATCCAGCTGCCCCACTCCTGCTACTGCACTGGAGCAGAGTGCTGGGCAGGCAGGACCGTTACGGGCAGAGATGACTGAACAGCATGTGTGAGTTTGTCCCTCCATGGGCTCTTGCCTGCCGGAGTCAGGGAGGGCTAAGCAGTCCTGCGAGCAGCTCAGTGCAGTTCAGCACGAAGAAACTGGGGCAGACGTCTCCAACAGCTTCTTACCTTCATCGGGCTGCATTGAGAACTCATCCTGGACACCATCCTGGGCCTCCAGGCAGGTCGCCGGCACCCAGCCTTGCTCCTCCGACGTGCTCACAAACCACCAGCctgagaagaaaacagcaggcGGCTCAGACAAGCGCTCCCACTAGTGAAAAActccctccctctgtccctccaAACCATCAGCCTGGGGGGCTTTGGCCCCTCCTTGCTGCCTACATGGGAGGCTGGGGTGACCCCAAAGCAACAGAGCCAAGCACTCTGAAAGGGAGCAcagacagcagcatgggagaaTTGCAGCTGAATGCTACCTAAATGTATGGTTCCCTCCTCATGAAAAATGGGAGAGACTCTGAGAACTGAATGGCTCCAGCCACCgcgtttgctttcctttttcttttttcccttcatggTTCATTTTCCCTCAGTCTGGGTCAGCAAGCCCAGGCCAATTAGCAGAGATGAATACACTGTCTGCAAATCAATAGCTGACTCCTGCTGCGCTCTCGCCTTCGTTACATATGTGGAAacagcaaattttaaaagctaagAGCAAATGCAGGATTAAAACATGAGCTCTCCCAGCGGAAACCTAGCCAGCTCCATAGCGGCCACAAGCAATTCTGGGCCACCCTGGGTGTCCATTCAAAACAAATGTGTGCTCCTCAGTTATTAAAAGCACAAGATATTTGTgtctttagggggaaaaaaaaataaagactgagCATTATCCTCAGAACCTCACTAGTGAGTCATTTAGAAAGACAAATACATTGTCAGGGAGGGAATCAGCAGCTGCTTGCATGGAAGAGAAAACCTGGGCTGACATTtgataaataaattatttgccaTATCTTTCAAATTGGCTGGGCTAATAGGTTTCATTTGCTTCAGGGTTGCTTTTATTGTCCCCATTCTCAAACATAGCTGCTGGTGCAACTATTCCTCTGGGGACCAGGTTTCCAgaactttaaaatgcattttcataatTTATCTTTAAAGCCCCCTAAGCAACTTCTATTAACTTCAGGGAATAAATTCCCCTTTTCAGCAACTCCACAAGTTGGGCCCATGGCATAATTTGATGCCTTTGCAGAGGTTAAGAGCAAGCTTAAGTTCTGAAGCAAGCGAATGGCTCGGCTGCCTGCCCCTGCTCCACGGCTGGGAGCTTCACTGTGGTCAGAGGCACGAATCGCCAGTGCACAATGGGGCCTTTCATGGGCACCATGAGCGTGGCCCCCGTTGTCAATAAAACGAGCCTGCCAACTCCGGGAACGGCTTTTGTCCTCAGGACCCATCGGCCCATCGGAAGTTTTTCAGCACAAAGAAGCATAAAGTTGAGACTATAAAAGACGGACGGCACCTGGCGCTCAGCACATGGGTAACCAGACCCTTCCTTCAGAGACAGCCCTGAAGCCTTGTCCACGCTCATAAAGACAGCC encodes the following:
- the SH3PXD2B gene encoding SH3 and PX domain-containing protein 2B isoform X1 is translated as MPRRSIAEVKVLDVQKRRVPNKHYVYIIKVTWSNGSTEVIYRRYSKFFDLQMQMLDKFPMEGGQKDPKQRIIPFLPGKILFRRSHIRDVAVKRLIPIDEYCKALIQLPPYISQCEEVLQFFETRPDDLTPPKEEPTGKKRSGFIQRTASFLQRGADSASVDPLVLEQYVVVADYQKQESSEISLCVGQLVDIIEKNESGWWFVSTSEEQGWVPATCLEAQDGVQDEFSMQPDEVPWRYWSLPRHVGRRRTLGDLYTSGWGQEEKYTVIYPYTARDQDEMNLDKGAVVEVIQKNLEGWWKIRYQGQEGWAPASYLKKGNGEMFSQKLGSGSSAHSCALDLDGVSRQQVLASREKDGLAGQRDGRFDSRPLPSADIRRKSPKMRQRPPPRRDLTIPRGLNLPKPPVPPQVEEEYYTIADFQTTIPDGISFQAGMKVEVIEKNLSGWWYIQIEEKEGWAPATFIDKYKKTSNASRPNFLAPLPNEIAQLRLSDTAADSSAGEEVTGPCRPLPEAPPNGTDCGGKWAKDWKGKEAPESGDLAFAGGYEEISDRDTEEKPSLPPRKESIIKSEGELLERQRPPPKPPGMILPMIPPKQSAAPKDSKKPELKPEKGKLFQLKNEMGLECGHKVSAKEVKKPNLRPIVKPTKPKAEPMEDKPEPITQNPFLKSRPQIRPKPAAAPRTDPPPADDKLDICSLRSKLRPAKCLEKPSEQDVAAGESTSSSAMVSLEASGRFQERPSMESKPLPKPDSHTTKEALPKSPVGPANTPGARDPPPQRPVVPPRRPPPPKKTGGPASGPTAELRAPTREAPEIRSSPVPGRPMLVPPKAKPFLSASVQDEAKVKSSVSPKVISKPVERGEAKERTSAPISSPDISGEALYVAVADFEGDEETNSFKEGTLFEVREKNSSGWWFCKVLTGGPCWEGWIPSNYLRKKP
- the SH3PXD2B gene encoding SH3 and PX domain-containing protein 2B isoform X5 — translated: MPRRSIAEVKVLDVQKRRVPNKHYVYIIKVTWSNGSTEVIYRRYSKFFDLQMQMLDKFPMEGGQKDPKQRIIPFLPGKILFRRSHIRDVAVKRLIPIDEYCKALIQLPPYISQCEEVLQFFETRPDDLTPPKEEPTGKKRSGWWFVSTSEEQGWVPATCLEAQDGVQDEFSMQPDEVPWRYWSLPRHVGRRRTLGDLYTSGWGQEEKYTVIYPYTARDQDEMNLDKGAVVEVIQKNLEGWWKIRYQGQEGWAPASYLKKGNGEMFSQKLGSGSSAHSCALDLDGVSRQQVLASREKDGLAGQRDGRFDSRPLPSADIRRKSPKMRQRPPPRRDLTIPRGLNLPKPPVPPQVEEEYYTIADFQTTIPDGISFQAGMKVEVIEKNLSGWWYIQIEEKEGWAPATFIDKYKKTSNASRPNFLAPLPNEIAQLRLSDTAADSSAGEEVTGPCRPLPEAPPNGTDCGGKWAKDWKGKEAPESGDLAFAGGYEEISDRDTEEKPSLPPRKESIIKSEGELLERQRPPPKPPGMILPMIPPKQSAAPKDSKKPELKPEKGKLFQLKNEMGLECGHKVSAKEVKKPNLRPIVKPTKPKAEPMEDKPEPITQNPFLKSRPQIRPKPAAAPRTDPPPADDKLDICSLRSKLRPAKCLEKPSEQDVAAGESTSSSAMVSLEASGRFQERPSMESKPLPKPDSHTTKEALPKSPVGPANTPGARDPPPQRPVVPPRRPPPPKKTGGPASGPTAELRAPTREAPEIRSSPVPGRPMLVPPKAKPFLSASVQDEAKVKSSVSPKVISKPVERGEAKERTSAPISSPDISGEALYVAVADFEGDEETNSFKEGTLFEVREKNSSGWWFCKVLTGGPCWEGWIPSNYLRKKP
- the SH3PXD2B gene encoding SH3 and PX domain-containing protein 2B isoform X3; its protein translation is MPRRSIAEVKVLDVQKRRVPNKHYVYIIKVTWSNGSTEVIYRRYSKFFDLQMQMLDKFPMEGGQKDPKQRIIPFLPGKILFRRSHIRDVAVKRLIPIDEYCKALIQLPPYISQCEEVLQFFETRPDDLTPPKEEPTGKKRSGFIQRTASFLQRGADSASVDPLVLEQYVVVADYQKQESSEISLCVGQLVDIIEKNESGWWFVSTSEEQGWVPATCLEAQDGVQDEFSMQPDEEEKYTVIYPYTARDQDEMNLDKGAVVEVIQKNLEGWWKIRYQGQEGWAPASYLKKGNGEMFSQKLGSGSSAHSCALDLDGVSRQQVLASREKDGLAGQRDGRFDSRPLPSADIRRKSPKMRQRPPPRRDLTIPRGLNLPKPPVPPQVEEEYYTIADFQTTIPDGISFQAGMKVEVIEKNLSGWWYIQIEEKEGWAPATFIDKYKKTSNASRPNFLAPLPNEIAQLRLSDTAADSSAGEEVTGPCRPLPEAPPNGTDCGGKWAKDWKGKEAPESGDLAFAGGYEEISDRDTEEKPSLPPRKESIIKSEGELLERQRPPPKPPGMILPMIPPKQSAAPKDSKKPELKPEKGKLFQLKNEMGLECGHKVSAKEVKKPNLRPIVKPTKPKAEPMEDKPEPITQNPFLKSRPQIRPKPAAAPRTDPPPADDKLDICSLRSKLRPAKCLEKPSEQDVAAGESTSSSAMVSLEASGRFQERPSMESKPLPKPDSHTTKEALPKSPVGPANTPGARDPPPQRPVVPPRRPPPPKKTGGPASGPTAELRAPTREAPEIRSSPVPGRPMLVPPKAKPFLSASVQDEAKVKSSVSPKVISKPVERGEAKERTSAPISSPDISGEALYVAVADFEGDEETNSFKEGTLFEVREKNSSGWWFCKVLTGGPCWEGWIPSNYLRKKP
- the SH3PXD2B gene encoding SH3 and PX domain-containing protein 2B isoform X2, which codes for MPRRSIAEVKVLDVQKRRVPNKHYVYIIKVTWSNGSTEVIYRRYSKFFDLQMQMLDKFPMEGGQKDPKQRIIPFLPGKILFRRSHIRDVAVKRLIPIDEYCKALIQLPPYISQCEEVLQFFETRPDDLTPPKEEPTGKKRSGADSASVDPLVLEQYVVVADYQKQESSEISLCVGQLVDIIEKNESGWWFVSTSEEQGWVPATCLEAQDGVQDEFSMQPDEVPWRYWSLPRHVGRRRTLGDLYTSGWGQEEKYTVIYPYTARDQDEMNLDKGAVVEVIQKNLEGWWKIRYQGQEGWAPASYLKKGNGEMFSQKLGSGSSAHSCALDLDGVSRQQVLASREKDGLAGQRDGRFDSRPLPSADIRRKSPKMRQRPPPRRDLTIPRGLNLPKPPVPPQVEEEYYTIADFQTTIPDGISFQAGMKVEVIEKNLSGWWYIQIEEKEGWAPATFIDKYKKTSNASRPNFLAPLPNEIAQLRLSDTAADSSAGEEVTGPCRPLPEAPPNGTDCGGKWAKDWKGKEAPESGDLAFAGGYEEISDRDTEEKPSLPPRKESIIKSEGELLERQRPPPKPPGMILPMIPPKQSAAPKDSKKPELKPEKGKLFQLKNEMGLECGHKVSAKEVKKPNLRPIVKPTKPKAEPMEDKPEPITQNPFLKSRPQIRPKPAAAPRTDPPPADDKLDICSLRSKLRPAKCLEKPSEQDVAAGESTSSSAMVSLEASGRFQERPSMESKPLPKPDSHTTKEALPKSPVGPANTPGARDPPPQRPVVPPRRPPPPKKTGGPASGPTAELRAPTREAPEIRSSPVPGRPMLVPPKAKPFLSASVQDEAKVKSSVSPKVISKPVERGEAKERTSAPISSPDISGEALYVAVADFEGDEETNSFKEGTLFEVREKNSSGWWFCKVLTGGPCWEGWIPSNYLRKKP
- the SH3PXD2B gene encoding SH3 and PX domain-containing protein 2B isoform X4, with amino-acid sequence MPRRSIAEVKVLDVQKRRVPNKHYVYIIKVTWSNGSTEVIYRRYSKFFDLQMQMLDKFPMEGGQKDPKQRIIPFLPGKILFRRSHIRDVAVKRLIPIDEYCKALIQLPPYISQCEEVLQFFETRPDDLTPPKEEPTGKKRSGADSASVDPLVLEQYVVVADYQKQESSEISLCVGQLVDIIEKNESGWWFVSTSEEQGWVPATCLEAQDGVQDEFSMQPDEEEKYTVIYPYTARDQDEMNLDKGAVVEVIQKNLEGWWKIRYQGQEGWAPASYLKKGNGEMFSQKLGSGSSAHSCALDLDGVSRQQVLASREKDGLAGQRDGRFDSRPLPSADIRRKSPKMRQRPPPRRDLTIPRGLNLPKPPVPPQVEEEYYTIADFQTTIPDGISFQAGMKVEVIEKNLSGWWYIQIEEKEGWAPATFIDKYKKTSNASRPNFLAPLPNEIAQLRLSDTAADSSAGEEVTGPCRPLPEAPPNGTDCGGKWAKDWKGKEAPESGDLAFAGGYEEISDRDTEEKPSLPPRKESIIKSEGELLERQRPPPKPPGMILPMIPPKQSAAPKDSKKPELKPEKGKLFQLKNEMGLECGHKVSAKEVKKPNLRPIVKPTKPKAEPMEDKPEPITQNPFLKSRPQIRPKPAAAPRTDPPPADDKLDICSLRSKLRPAKCLEKPSEQDVAAGESTSSSAMVSLEASGRFQERPSMESKPLPKPDSHTTKEALPKSPVGPANTPGARDPPPQRPVVPPRRPPPPKKTGGPASGPTAELRAPTREAPEIRSSPVPGRPMLVPPKAKPFLSASVQDEAKVKSSVSPKVISKPVERGEAKERTSAPISSPDISGEALYVAVADFEGDEETNSFKEGTLFEVREKNSSGWWFCKVLTGGPCWEGWIPSNYLRKKP